The Paenibacillus sp. MBLB1832 genome has a window encoding:
- a CDS encoding LacI family DNA-binding transcriptional regulator produces MSVTIIDVAKKAGVSPSTVSRVISGHSRISPATIRKVKEIMDELGYHPNVMAKSLVSKTTQTIGILLPRSAEELFLNLFFSEIIRGVVTQSTRSGYDLMMTTGTSEREEVEAITRLVKGRRVDGIILLYSRKSDPVISFLQEMKFPFVLVGRSEDFPHVLSIDNNNVLAAYDATRHLIAQGHKRIGFVSGPPNLIVSRDRMDGYVQAMREAKLEIQTEWIVEGEFLQESGYRAMSFFMNLPHRPTALVVIDDIVAFGVLRGVTELGYKVPSDLSLVGFNNIPMSELSSPPISSIDIGIYQLGYTASQTLIKAVKGEPIHHNHIIIPHRLMTRESSLHTIHP; encoded by the coding sequence ATGTCCGTAACGATAATCGACGTAGCCAAAAAAGCAGGGGTTTCCCCTTCTACAGTTTCCCGTGTTATATCCGGACATTCGCGCATTAGTCCCGCGACGATCCGTAAAGTGAAAGAGATTATGGACGAACTCGGCTACCATCCGAATGTGATGGCGAAGAGCCTCGTATCCAAAACAACACAAACCATCGGAATTCTCCTGCCGCGATCGGCTGAAGAACTCTTCCTAAACTTATTTTTCTCCGAAATCATTCGCGGGGTTGTTACCCAATCGACACGCAGCGGCTATGATTTGATGATGACCACAGGCACTTCGGAGCGAGAAGAAGTCGAAGCCATTACTAGACTCGTTAAAGGACGCAGGGTAGATGGCATTATCCTTTTATACTCTCGTAAATCAGACCCGGTTATTTCGTTCTTGCAAGAGATGAAATTCCCATTCGTTTTAGTGGGGCGCAGTGAAGATTTCCCTCACGTTCTTTCGATCGATAATAATAATGTTCTCGCCGCCTACGACGCGACCCGGCACCTCATTGCTCAAGGTCATAAGCGCATTGGTTTTGTCAGCGGACCACCTAATTTGATTGTTTCACGCGATCGTATGGATGGGTATGTACAAGCCATGCGAGAGGCTAAGCTCGAGATCCAAACCGAATGGATCGTAGAGGGTGAATTCCTGCAGGAGAGCGGGTATAGGGCGATGTCCTTCTTTATGAATTTGCCCCATCGCCCAACTGCCCTTGTCGTCATTGATGACATCGTCGCTTTCGGCGTCCTTCGCGGGGTGACAGAGCTTGGCTATAAAGTACCGTCAGACCTTAGCCTGGTCGGATTCAACAATATTCCGATGTCTGAGCTATCCTCACCACCAATCAGCTCCATCGATATCGGCATCTATCAATTGGGTTACACGGCCTCACAAACCTTGATTAAAGCGGTCAAGGGCGAGCCGATCCACCACAATCACATCATCATTCCTCATCGATTAATGACGAGAGAATCCTCTCTACATACCATTCATCCTTAA
- a CDS encoding sugar ABC transporter substrate-binding protein translates to MKKSLSMLAAVSAVALTVTACSSTPEETAKPSAAAATEAPKATAAATAAATTDTDMGLKPEAGAKLVVWDAPDQKAFIESMAKQFEAKYKVPVKFEEVNPPDQPAKLTADGPAGVAADVTVIPHDNLGKMVSANLYLPNDVFADQTKKENAEAAVQGATFNNTLFGYPKSVETYALIYNKDLVKTAPKSFDDVVAFAKTYNDPGKNKFAFMFDIGNFYFDYAFLAGPGGYVFGKNGTDKTDIGLNNDGAVAGAKFFASLKKDVLPVKSGDVTYDIKKGLFTSGKLAMDLNGPWTILDYKNAKINIGVAPIPTINGKPAVSFAGIKILGVNAYTKYPNAAKLFAHFATSQAAQLENFKISGQLPSNKAAAEDATVKNDELATGFLQQLKTSQAMPSIPEMGNIWTPMGAALGDIWNDGKDPKATLDNAVKQIKDTNAATK, encoded by the coding sequence ATGAAAAAGTCTTTATCCATGCTTGCTGCTGTGTCCGCTGTTGCACTAACTGTAACTGCATGTTCATCTACTCCAGAAGAAACAGCAAAACCATCTGCAGCTGCAGCAACAGAAGCACCTAAAGCGACTGCAGCAGCAACAGCGGCTGCAACAACTGATACGGACATGGGTCTTAAGCCAGAAGCTGGCGCGAAATTAGTTGTATGGGATGCACCAGACCAAAAAGCATTCATCGAGTCCATGGCAAAGCAATTTGAAGCTAAATATAAAGTACCTGTTAAATTTGAAGAAGTTAACCCACCAGATCAACCAGCTAAATTAACAGCAGACGGCCCAGCAGGCGTAGCGGCTGACGTAACAGTAATTCCACACGATAACTTAGGTAAAATGGTATCTGCAAACTTGTATCTGCCGAATGATGTATTCGCGGATCAAACGAAAAAAGAAAACGCGGAAGCAGCCGTACAAGGCGCAACCTTCAATAATACGCTATTCGGTTATCCGAAATCCGTAGAAACGTATGCCTTGATCTACAACAAAGATTTGGTGAAAACAGCTCCTAAATCCTTCGATGATGTTGTAGCTTTTGCAAAAACATACAATGATCCAGGCAAAAACAAATTCGCATTCATGTTCGATATTGGGAACTTCTATTTTGACTATGCGTTCCTAGCGGGTCCTGGCGGTTACGTATTTGGTAAAAACGGTACTGATAAAACGGATATCGGACTTAACAACGACGGTGCGGTTGCTGGAGCGAAGTTCTTTGCTTCCTTGAAGAAAGATGTGCTTCCAGTGAAATCCGGCGATGTGACATATGACATCAAAAAAGGTCTATTCACAAGCGGTAAGCTTGCTATGGATCTAAACGGACCTTGGACCATTCTTGATTACAAAAATGCAAAAATCAACATTGGCGTAGCACCAATTCCTACAATCAACGGTAAACCAGCTGTATCTTTTGCAGGTATCAAAATTCTAGGTGTTAACGCTTATACGAAATACCCGAATGCAGCGAAATTGTTCGCACACTTTGCAACTTCCCAAGCAGCACAATTGGAAAACTTCAAAATTTCCGGTCAGCTTCCTTCCAATAAAGCAGCAGCTGAAGATGCAACTGTGAAAAACGATGAGCTTGCAACTGGCTTCCTACAACAGTTGAAAACATCCCAAGCTATGCCGTCCATCCCTGAAATGGGCAACATCTGGACACCAATGGGCGCAGCACTAGGCGACATCTGGAACGATGGTAAAGATCCTAAAGCGACGCTTGATAACGCAGTGAAACAAATCAAGGATACGAACGCAGCAACGAAATAA
- a CDS encoding alpha-glycosidase: protein MVIEAVYHRPKLNWSYAYDDKTVHVRIRTKRNNVSKMFVYAGDKYAWERTSSYIEMRILTSDALFDYWEAAIQPPYRRLRYGFKLQSGKETLWLTEQGFHPQEPKTSDGMFEYPFLNPADILKPPSWVKDAVFYQIFPERFANGDPSLDPAEVEAWGGKPTPTNFFGGDLPGVMQHLDHLSELGITAIYFTPVFAATTNHKYDTRDYKLVDPQFGTNETLKELVDACHARGIRVVLDAVFNHCGHSFAPFVDVMEKGADSPYADWFHVKEWPLRIEDGIPTYETFAFEPIMPKLNTENEDVKAYLLDVAEFWVKEIGIDGWRLDVANEVDHRFWRLFHDKVKGINPDAYILGEIWHDSMMWLQGDQFDAVMNYPFTTAVLDFAANGKLDGYGFANAVGSQLASYPQQANEAAFNLLGSHDTPRLLTQCGEDKRRMKLATLLQFTFPGTPCIYYGDEIGLSGGGDPDCRRCMEWDASLQDRDLFAFYRGLIALRQGSKALRTGALRFLHAKPGDARLVLERVHEDGEHLLIFVNASRRSAQLSVKGLGERRWRDALGGDAAPEASGGHLRLRLPAYGYAVLRAE from the coding sequence ATGGTTATTGAAGCAGTCTACCACCGGCCCAAATTGAATTGGTCTTACGCCTACGATGACAAAACAGTCCATGTCCGCATCCGCACCAAGCGGAATAATGTTAGCAAGATGTTTGTCTACGCAGGGGATAAATATGCTTGGGAGCGGACCTCATCGTATATCGAGATGCGGATTCTTACAAGCGATGCCTTATTTGATTATTGGGAGGCGGCCATTCAACCGCCCTATCGCCGCTTGCGATATGGCTTCAAGCTGCAATCCGGCAAGGAAACGCTCTGGCTGACAGAGCAAGGCTTCCATCCGCAAGAGCCGAAAACTTCTGACGGCATGTTCGAGTATCCCTTCCTCAATCCTGCGGATATTCTCAAACCGCCATCTTGGGTGAAGGATGCTGTGTTTTATCAAATATTCCCTGAGCGCTTTGCGAATGGCGATCCTAGCCTGGATCCCGCGGAGGTCGAAGCTTGGGGCGGTAAGCCTACGCCGACGAACTTTTTTGGCGGGGATTTGCCTGGTGTCATGCAGCACCTCGATCATTTATCGGAGCTCGGCATTACGGCGATCTATTTCACACCTGTGTTCGCGGCAACGACGAATCATAAGTATGACACGCGGGATTATAAGCTTGTCGATCCCCAATTCGGCACGAATGAGACGTTGAAAGAGCTCGTTGATGCCTGCCATGCCCGCGGTATTCGTGTTGTGCTTGATGCCGTCTTCAACCATTGCGGGCACAGCTTCGCTCCTTTTGTTGATGTTATGGAAAAAGGTGCCGACTCCCCGTATGCCGATTGGTTCCATGTGAAGGAATGGCCGCTCCGCATTGAAGACGGCATCCCCACGTATGAGACGTTCGCCTTCGAGCCGATCATGCCAAAGCTGAATACCGAGAATGAAGACGTGAAAGCATATCTGCTCGATGTCGCTGAATTCTGGGTCAAAGAGATTGGCATCGACGGCTGGCGCCTCGATGTGGCGAACGAGGTTGACCATCGCTTCTGGCGCCTGTTCCACGATAAGGTGAAGGGCATTAATCCAGATGCTTATATTCTGGGCGAAATTTGGCACGATTCGATGATGTGGCTGCAAGGCGACCAGTTCGACGCCGTGATGAACTATCCGTTCACGACCGCTGTGCTCGACTTCGCCGCTAACGGGAAGCTGGACGGCTACGGCTTCGCGAATGCCGTCGGTTCGCAGCTTGCCAGCTATCCGCAGCAAGCGAATGAGGCTGCCTTCAACTTGTTAGGCAGCCATGACACGCCTCGCCTGCTGACGCAGTGCGGCGAGGATAAGCGTCGCATGAAGCTGGCCACGCTGCTTCAGTTCACGTTCCCAGGGACGCCGTGTATATACTACGGCGACGAGATCGGTCTGAGCGGCGGCGGGGATCCCGATTGCCGCCGCTGTATGGAGTGGGACGCGTCCTTGCAGGACCGCGACCTGTTTGCGTTTTACCGCGGGCTCATTGCCCTGCGGCAGGGCAGTAAGGCGCTGCGCACAGGCGCGCTGCGCTTCTTGCACGCCAAGCCGGGCGATGCGCGGCTTGTGCTGGAGCGCGTTCACGAAGATGGTGAGCATCTGCTCATCTTCGTGAACGCCAGCCGACGCTCGGCGCAGCTGAGCGTCAAGGGCTTGGGCGAGCGCCGCTGGCGCGACGCGCTCGGGGGCGACGCCGCGCCGGAGGCGAGCGGCGGGCACCTGCGGCTGCGGCTGCCCGCGTACGGCTACGCGGTGCTGCGCGCGGAGTAG
- a CDS encoding DNA sulfur modification protein DndB has protein sequence MDAISSLSELLADQKPSSFVEIPGVLGQTFGQATIAATLPISKLFSIFEVDLEVQRAIIPRNLSKLIDYVNLYLEDRQPIYFPGIIFSARGAGYYDDEHQALRLQPIEKLYVVDGQHRLAAFQRIMETLQSQMARAKDRREYDKMEEITEKLRRLYAFPISTMTYLDINARQERQLFSDINKLPRKLGGNLAVLRDQRRFYHVAATELAAKAPAMQKLTVDMFSERGKSPEYLFSYHLLIEILVGLFEGRMKSAARNNGYQYADKDLQELIGLAGAYFNGLLTHLPPPAKGEIVWSENIQIALALFMHEEATKTGSFNRYALEHALRILPHIDWNGIYAGEEKDRLPRRTRIMKAYNFIKSFYQDQNAFLISDAEAYKASFANKEDVS, from the coding sequence ATGGATGCCATTTCTTCGTTATCAGAACTGTTAGCTGATCAGAAGCCTTCCTCATTCGTTGAGATTCCAGGGGTTCTAGGACAGACGTTTGGGCAAGCAACAATCGCGGCTACCTTACCAATTAGCAAACTATTTTCTATCTTTGAGGTAGATTTAGAAGTACAACGTGCGATTATTCCGCGTAATCTATCCAAGCTTATTGATTATGTAAATTTATATTTAGAGGATCGTCAGCCGATCTATTTCCCAGGTATTATTTTCTCAGCGAGAGGCGCTGGGTACTATGATGACGAGCATCAAGCCCTTCGTCTTCAACCGATTGAGAAACTTTACGTTGTCGACGGTCAGCATCGTTTGGCTGCTTTCCAACGTATTATGGAAACGTTACAGAGCCAAATGGCACGTGCGAAGGATCGCCGCGAATATGACAAAATGGAAGAGATTACAGAGAAGCTTCGCCGTTTGTATGCGTTCCCGATTTCAACAATGACGTATCTGGACATTAATGCGCGCCAGGAACGCCAATTGTTCTCCGACATCAATAAGCTTCCACGGAAACTTGGCGGCAACCTTGCTGTGCTTCGGGATCAACGCCGTTTCTATCACGTAGCTGCAACAGAGCTCGCTGCCAAAGCGCCTGCAATGCAGAAGCTAACTGTCGATATGTTCTCCGAGCGCGGGAAATCGCCTGAATACTTGTTCTCCTATCACCTGTTGATTGAGATTCTTGTTGGCTTGTTTGAAGGCCGAATGAAATCAGCAGCTCGTAATAACGGCTACCAATATGCCGACAAAGATTTACAAGAGCTCATTGGTTTGGCTGGCGCCTATTTCAATGGATTGCTGACACATTTGCCTCCGCCTGCGAAAGGTGAAATCGTATGGTCAGAGAACATTCAGATTGCATTGGCCTTGTTCATGCATGAAGAAGCGACCAAAACGGGCAGCTTTAACCGCTATGCCCTCGAGCATGCGCTGCGGATTTTACCGCATATTGATTGGAACGGCATTTATGCTGGCGAAGAGAAAGATCGCTTGCCTAGACGGACGCGGATCATGAAGGCCTACAACTTTATTAAGAGCTTCTATCAAGATCAGAATGCCTTCCTTATCAGTGATGCCGAGGCTTATAAAGCAAGTTTTGCGAATAAGGAGGATGTGAGCTAA
- a CDS encoding carbohydrate ABC transporter permease, protein MNAHRQVAAVLSVLSFGLGQLYNRQYMKGLILLLVEVVGLSYFINNLSHAIWGLVTLGKTPTHFETINGVATTVKGDHSIFLMLGGLITLLLLFLFVAAYVMNIKDAYRTGKKREEGHKPANIVESVRYVMDKRFPEIFLSIPILGVLFVTILPIIFTMLIAFTNYSGPDNLPPAKVLKWVGFRTFHDLIMFKTWSYTFFHILGWTIVWAVVATFTTYMGGVLVALLVNQKGIRLKGMWRTIFIIPYAIPQLVSLLVMKNMFNGQFGPINQYLGYFGLGKLPWLTDPTMAKITVIIVNMWVGIPVSMILIMGVLTAIPKDLYEAAEVDGASAFMKFRLITMPFILFTTAPLLIIQFAGNINNFNVIFLLTKGDPVNGKFQYGGSTDLLVTWLYKLTLDQQKYNIAAAVGIIIFIMIASLSIWSYRKTRSFKEEDMIQ, encoded by the coding sequence ATGAATGCTCACCGCCAGGTTGCCGCGGTATTGTCTGTACTTAGTTTCGGCCTTGGACAACTGTACAATCGCCAGTATATGAAAGGCTTGATCTTGCTGCTTGTTGAAGTAGTGGGACTGTCCTATTTTATTAATAACCTGAGTCATGCGATTTGGGGGCTTGTCACGCTAGGCAAAACACCAACGCATTTTGAAACGATCAACGGTGTTGCCACAACAGTGAAAGGGGATCATTCCATCTTCCTGATGTTAGGCGGATTGATTACGCTGCTGCTGTTATTTTTATTTGTGGCTGCTTATGTAATGAACATTAAGGACGCTTACCGTACAGGCAAGAAACGGGAGGAAGGGCACAAGCCTGCAAACATTGTAGAATCCGTCCGTTATGTCATGGATAAGCGTTTTCCTGAGATTTTTCTTTCCATCCCGATTCTAGGTGTATTGTTCGTGACCATTCTTCCAATTATTTTCACTATGTTGATTGCGTTCACGAATTATTCAGGTCCTGATAATCTGCCTCCGGCAAAAGTGTTGAAATGGGTTGGCTTCCGTACGTTTCATGACTTGATCATGTTCAAAACATGGAGCTATACGTTTTTCCACATTTTGGGATGGACGATCGTCTGGGCGGTTGTTGCAACGTTCACGACGTATATGGGCGGCGTCTTAGTAGCTTTACTCGTGAATCAAAAAGGCATTCGCCTTAAAGGCATGTGGAGAACGATTTTCATCATTCCGTATGCGATTCCACAGTTAGTTTCCCTGCTCGTTATGAAAAATATGTTTAATGGTCAATTCGGACCAATTAATCAGTACTTAGGCTATTTCGGTTTAGGCAAGCTGCCTTGGCTGACAGATCCAACGATGGCGAAGATTACCGTTATTATTGTCAACATGTGGGTCGGTATTCCTGTCTCCATGATTCTCATCATGGGTGTTTTAACGGCGATTCCTAAGGATCTGTATGAAGCGGCAGAAGTGGACGGAGCCTCCGCCTTTATGAAATTCAGACTAATCACGATGCCGTTCATTCTATTCACGACAGCGCCATTACTCATCATTCAGTTTGCAGGTAACATCAACAACTTTAACGTTATTTTCTTATTGACCAAAGGTGATCCGGTAAACGGTAAATTCCAATACGGCGGCAGCACAGATTTGCTAGTAACATGGCTGTATAAGCTGACTTTAGATCAACAGAAGTACAACATCGCAGCAGCCGTTGGGATTATTATCTTCATTATGATTGCTTCGCTATCCATCTGGAGCTATCGTAAGACGCGCTCATTCAAAGAGGAGGATATGATCCAATGA
- a CDS encoding alpha-amylase family glycosyl hydrolase — MRGIAKRSRIGLLTLACVMLIVGCSKDMTKEPSNGNHGVFYEIFVRSFQDSNGDGIGDLNGVTAKLDYLKDLGIKGIWLTPIMTSPSYHGYDVSNYYEINPQFGTIADFQALTQEAHKRGIEVIMDLVVNHSSSENPWFVESSKDKNSPYRNWYTWAEDQGRPATGQSAAGDKAWHMKNGNHYLGIFSESMPDLNFDNPDVRKEIIKVGQFWLQKGADGFRLDAAKHVYEDFTDSKKDPKTSQKNVAWWKEFRAGLQEVNKDAYLVGEIWDSIAVIAPYLDHALNSGFNFDLAKTLISSANTETAGNIAFTLERTYGLYEKSSGGNFIDAPFLSNHDQTRVMSALQGNVDHAKMAAALLLTMPGNPFLYYGEEIGMLGMKPDEYLREPMVWKAAGGAGQTTWEAPRYNKEGAPNVEAQLKDANSLLNHYKKLIQWRNEEPALQGGKISEYKTSNTHIAAYVRGEGKDSLLVVHNLSGQEQVLDLSEDNVNTGYTKVKLSTSKGNKLDGGKLVVPAYSSLIVKK; from the coding sequence ATGAGAGGGATCGCAAAGAGAAGTCGTATTGGGCTGTTAACGCTTGCCTGTGTGATGCTGATCGTGGGATGCTCCAAGGACATGACGAAAGAACCTTCGAACGGTAATCACGGGGTCTTTTATGAGATTTTTGTTCGTTCGTTTCAAGATTCGAATGGGGATGGCATCGGTGACCTGAATGGGGTAACGGCGAAGCTCGATTATCTCAAGGATCTAGGGATCAAAGGTATTTGGCTGACGCCGATTATGACTTCTCCTAGCTATCATGGTTATGATGTCTCGAATTATTATGAGATTAATCCACAGTTTGGTACGATAGCTGATTTTCAAGCCTTGACGCAAGAGGCGCATAAGCGCGGGATCGAGGTTATTATGGACTTGGTCGTGAATCACTCGAGCTCAGAGAATCCTTGGTTTGTTGAGTCGTCCAAAGATAAAAACAGTCCTTATCGCAATTGGTATACGTGGGCTGAGGATCAAGGCCGTCCTGCAACAGGTCAAAGCGCCGCTGGCGACAAGGCATGGCATATGAAGAATGGCAATCATTATCTCGGTATTTTCTCGGAAAGCATGCCGGATTTGAACTTCGACAATCCTGACGTACGGAAGGAAATCATTAAGGTCGGTCAATTCTGGCTGCAAAAGGGAGCGGATGGCTTCCGATTGGATGCGGCCAAGCATGTCTATGAAGATTTCACGGACTCCAAGAAAGATCCTAAAACCTCACAGAAAAACGTTGCCTGGTGGAAAGAATTCCGCGCAGGGCTGCAAGAAGTGAACAAGGATGCCTATCTGGTCGGTGAAATTTGGGATAGTATTGCCGTTATCGCGCCGTATTTGGACCATGCGCTGAATTCAGGGTTTAACTTCGATCTTGCGAAAACCTTGATTAGTTCCGCGAACACGGAAACAGCAGGCAACATCGCATTTACGCTGGAACGCACCTACGGCTTGTATGAGAAAAGCTCTGGCGGGAATTTCATCGATGCACCGTTCCTGTCTAATCATGATCAGACACGAGTGATGAGTGCGCTTCAAGGTAATGTGGATCATGCGAAAATGGCGGCAGCCCTGCTGCTCACCATGCCAGGTAACCCGTTCCTCTATTATGGCGAGGAAATCGGCATGCTCGGCATGAAGCCAGACGAGTACCTGCGTGAGCCGATGGTTTGGAAGGCTGCTGGCGGTGCGGGTCAAACGACCTGGGAAGCGCCGCGCTACAACAAAGAAGGTGCGCCGAATGTAGAGGCGCAGCTCAAGGATGCGAATTCGCTGCTGAACCACTACAAGAAGCTCATTCAATGGCGCAACGAAGAACCTGCTCTGCAGGGTGGCAAGATTAGTGAATATAAGACGAGCAACACGCACATCGCGGCATATGTCCGAGGCGAAGGCAAAGATAGCTTGCTCGTTGTTCATAATCTTTCGGGACAGGAGCAAGTGCTGGATCTGAGCGAGGATAACGTGAATACAGGGTACACAAAAGTGAAACTGTCTACGAGTAAAGGAAACAAGCTGGATGGCGGTAAGCTCGTGGTTCCTGCTTATTCGAGCTTGATAGTGAAGAAGTGA
- a CDS encoding DNA sulfur modification protein DndB, translating to MEGLRLKMTIHPFCEKFGLATVALRVQDLLNYTMIDPMVQRKLSNMQRRKISTYLQERELDHVFFGPVTLSLREVNQLSKGAKEFVLRHGSKLSILDGQHRILALGYVNDQMQKEVRRFEKKLAILKIKQRKFADDADIKQEVEDTEGTINQLEGRRLDLMETQLAVQIYIGLTEEEEQQLFGDINSKVQLVSKELGHSFDSIDPLNLVIQQVVDHNVYLKAAGVEQRSNLTSFNRNFTCFSWLYATATMLFSGRMQPSYELQRKIRHDPSTYVEILHQFFNTLLPMMPEQPGLAQYTSANRVIQESIALYANRFLFPNGEYNEEWTQCLQLLEGFDWSHDNEELIYVFGSLDNGKINLIHEKSLKKHVKLVQFFLEGTDSAANSEEESTA from the coding sequence ATGGAAGGATTACGCCTAAAAATGACCATTCATCCTTTCTGCGAGAAGTTCGGTCTCGCGACCGTCGCTTTGCGCGTTCAGGATCTTCTTAACTATACGATGATTGATCCGATGGTCCAGCGGAAGTTGAGTAACATGCAGCGCCGGAAGATTTCGACTTATTTGCAGGAGCGTGAACTGGATCATGTCTTCTTCGGTCCTGTTACCCTATCGCTGCGTGAAGTGAACCAGCTGTCCAAAGGTGCCAAAGAGTTCGTTCTGCGGCACGGCTCGAAGCTTTCCATTCTTGATGGACAGCATCGTATTCTTGCCCTAGGCTATGTGAATGATCAGATGCAGAAAGAAGTTCGCCGTTTCGAGAAAAAGCTGGCAATTCTCAAAATCAAGCAGCGGAAGTTTGCCGATGACGCCGATATTAAGCAAGAGGTAGAAGATACCGAGGGCACGATTAATCAGCTGGAAGGTAGACGTCTTGATTTGATGGAAACGCAGCTGGCGGTGCAAATCTATATCGGCCTTACCGAAGAAGAAGAGCAGCAGCTGTTCGGTGACATTAACTCGAAGGTTCAGCTGGTGAGCAAAGAACTTGGTCACTCTTTCGACTCAATCGATCCGCTTAACCTTGTTATTCAGCAGGTCGTTGATCACAATGTGTATCTGAAAGCGGCTGGTGTGGAGCAAAGAAGTAATTTGACCTCCTTTAACCGCAACTTTACATGTTTCAGCTGGTTGTATGCAACTGCGACAATGCTGTTCTCTGGCAGAATGCAGCCTTCGTATGAGCTGCAGCGCAAAATTCGTCATGACCCTTCGACCTATGTAGAAATTTTGCACCAGTTCTTTAACACGCTGCTTCCGATGATGCCGGAGCAACCAGGGCTCGCACAGTATACCTCCGCGAATCGTGTGATTCAAGAGAGTATCGCCTTGTATGCGAACCGCTTCTTGTTCCCGAATGGGGAATACAACGAGGAGTGGACGCAATGCTTGCAGTTGTTGGAAGGCTTCGATTGGTCCCATGATAACGAAGAACTGATTTATGTATTCGGTTCTTTGGATAATGGCAAGATCAATCTGATTCATGAAAAATCACTGAAAAAGCACGTGAAGCTCGTCCAATTCTTCCTCGAAGGCACGGATTCCGCTGCTAATTCAGAAGAAGAATCTACTGCTTAA
- a CDS encoding sugar ABC transporter permease codes for MSTTSRKKSKLTLGLFLSYVLLVIIAICCIYPALWVVLASFRPGAALYSPTLIPKSLTLDHYHELLTSTRFKFTTWYWNTLKIATLTMVFSTILTTLSGYSLSRFRFRSRKTIMTGVLILSMFPTFMSLTAFYVLLLQLKLFDNIYALVAIYSAAGLLQAFVVKGFFDTIPRSLEESARIDGASNLQIFARIMLPLSKPMLTYVALMSFTGAWVDFILAKVVLRSKDHWSVAVGLFDLVDKEQNSNFALFATGSVLIALPITILFVFLQRFLVDGLTAGASKG; via the coding sequence ATGAGTACAACATCACGCAAAAAATCTAAACTCACATTGGGGCTGTTTCTCAGCTATGTGCTCCTTGTTATTATTGCCATTTGCTGCATCTATCCAGCTCTGTGGGTCGTTCTTGCGTCCTTCCGTCCAGGTGCTGCACTATATAGTCCGACTTTAATTCCGAAAAGTTTAACTCTCGATCACTATCATGAGCTCCTAACGTCTACGCGTTTTAAATTTACAACCTGGTACTGGAATACGCTGAAAATCGCAACCTTAACGATGGTATTCTCCACCATCCTAACGACACTAAGCGGATATTCCTTATCGAGATTCCGTTTCAGAAGCAGAAAAACGATCATGACCGGCGTGCTCATCCTGAGTATGTTCCCGACGTTTATGAGCTTAACGGCTTTCTATGTCTTATTGCTCCAGCTTAAATTATTCGATAACATTTATGCGCTTGTCGCGATTTATTCAGCAGCCGGTTTGCTGCAAGCTTTCGTGGTGAAAGGTTTCTTCGACACAATCCCGCGGAGCTTAGAAGAATCGGCACGCATAGATGGTGCATCGAACCTGCAAATTTTCGCCAGAATCATGCTGCCGCTTTCCAAACCGATGCTGACGTATGTCGCTTTAATGTCGTTTACGGGCGCATGGGTCGATTTCATTTTAGCCAAAGTCGTGCTGCGTTCCAAAGATCATTGGTCGGTTGCAGTCGGATTGTTCGACTTAGTCGATAAGGAGCAGAACAGTAACTTTGCCCTTTTCGCCACAGGGTCCGTCTTAATCGCCTTGCCGATTACGATTTTATTCGTCTTCTTGCAACGCTTCCTTGTAGATGGATTGACGGCTGGGGCGTCCAAAGGATGA